Sequence from the uncultured Flavobacterium sp. genome:
TTATAAATCTCATCATCAGAAAAAGGCTCAATCGTTGCTGAATCGACTTTGTGAATCATATTTTTTGTTATTGAATGTGAATCTGTCGTCTTTGGTTTTTCGTTTGTTGAGAAAAAAAGACAACAAAATAAAATTAGGAGTCTAGTCATTTACACTATCTTTTTTTACAGAAACGGAGTCTGTATTTGTTTTTTTGACTGTTTTCCGTTGATCGGGAACAGTTCCTCTATTTTCACGAAGTCCTTTATATTGTTCGTATCCTTTATTCAATTGATCATACAATAATCTACCAATTGCTTTTGCACCACGCTGATTAAAGTGTGTATAATCTTTATTTGCTCTGGCTGGAGATTCATCAACCCATTTTACCATCGATCCGTCACCGCCCATTAAAGTGTATAAATTAACAAATCCGGATTCGGTTTCTAATGCATATCTTTTTTGCGCTTTCATTAATGGAACAACAGCAGAATCTGTTTTCATTTCAAGATCATACTTAGTCGATTTGTCTGCAGTTGAAATAATCAAAATCGAAACTCCAGGGAATGATTCTTTGATTTTATTCACCGTTTTTTTCATTCCTCTTTCGTACCAGAAATAATTCTTAGTTCCGTAATTCAATACGTTGGTTCCATAATGCAAGATAATCAAATCGTATTTTAGATTAGTATTGAAAGCTTGCATTACGCCCGCATCAAAACCAGAAATTGGCAATCCTGAATTTCCTCTTTGTGAGAAGTTATCAACGTGAACTCCTTTTCCGTTATCAAAATTAAATCCGTAAATCGGAATTGAATCTGCATGGATAAAGTTTGCTTTGAAAGCTTTTATACTTCCTGAAGTCACTTTTAGAGTATTTACCAAATTATTCGGAATTAAGCTTTTTCGTAATGTATCTTTTCCGATCACAAAATTCACATTTCCTTTCTTAGAAGCTCTTCCATAAAACAATGTTGGATTATCTAATGATGTTGAGTTTTTATTTAATCCTGCTTCATATTGAACCCAAGTTGAGTTTGCTTTATCATTTGCAAAAAACACGTGTCCGTTTACACCAAAAGGACTTATTGGTCTCTTGACATTCAAATATGATTGTGTTTTCCAGTTTTTAGAATACGATGATTTTACAGAACCTCTCGAAGCCGAAGATTCTGAAGTTATAGGTACAAAACCAACTCCGTTTCCTCCAAAACGTTCCTGATAATTGGCACGAACATCCTGCACAATTAAATCTCCATCTGTCATAGAATCTCCGTAATAAGCAATTCTGACATTGCCTTGCGGATTCTTTTCAAGCTGGTATAATTTTTCATAAAAGGATATCAAATACTGATAACCTTTGTAATTATCAAAAGTCTCAGATGGAAATTCAATTCCTTCTGTAGCATCATAAATAATTTTTTCCTCGCCCAGTCTTCGCTCGCTCTCCTCGATACTATCGCTTTTTAGCGATAATGAATCTTTTGCTACTGATTCTAAAAGCATACTATCGATTAGTACATTTTTGGAATCAATTTTACTTTCTGAAAAGATTTTATCCGGCAAGATTTGCTTAAATCCAATAAAGGCTACAAACGCTAAAGCGACGATTGCAAAAGACTGAAAAAAATAAGATTTTGTATTCACTTACTAATTATAAATTTGAAGAATAGCAGTACAAGAATTAAACCATGATTTAAATCTTTATTAACTGCTTGTAAAAAAATATGCGCAAAGATAGGACTAAAAATAAATGTATTACTCATTTTATTTGAAGTAAAAATAAAAAAAGAGGTCAGACGAATCTAACCTCTTTATCAAAAAAAAATAAAAAAAACAAAGCTAATGATTAACTTAACTCTAATTCGGTTTTATTATATAACATTGGTTTCCAAAATTTAAAAACTAAAACCAATTACTGATAGATTAATTTACCCGTTTTAACTTCTGCACCGCCTGATAAAATTTTATAAAAGTAAATTCCTTTTTGATAGCTTGACGGAATTTTCCAATTCACAATCTGACTTGGGATTACTGTTCCTTTAAAAACTGTTTTTTCATTTTGCAGTTTATCTGAATATACTACAATTTCAATTTCTTTATTAGTTGAGAAATTTGTTGAGAAGTTAACTGATTCAGTTGTTGGGTTTGGATAAACTATTAAATCACCAGAAACTGTTTCTTGATAATTAGCAGTAGCCTTTTTTGCTGAACTTGCTTTAGGTAATATAGTTATTGTATTACTAGTAGAAACTCTATTTCCTGAATAAACTTTTCTATAATATTTAGTCGTTAAATATCCATGAACAACCGAATCATAATTTTGATTAAATCCAACGACACTAACTCCATCGACAATTTCACCATCCGGGAATTCATTATAGACATAATATTCATATGTAAAACTCCCTGTGCCACCGCTTGGTAAACTACCTAAAATACTATTTCCTGATAATGTTATTGTATTATTCGTGATTTCTATTGAAGGAGTAATAGTTATCGTATTACTCACTAACTGTTGTTTACCTGATACAACTACACGATTAATATATCCATTATATCCCATCGAATCAACAAACTTATACACACTATTAGGAATCGTACAGTTTATCGATTGCCCAATCAGCCAAGGATCTTCATCTTGTAAAACATATGCATACCAATAATAAACATACGTACCAGTCCCTCCACTTGGTAAACTACCTTGCAATTCAGAACCTGATCTACTTATTGTATTATTTAGTAATGGTGGAGCAGGAATTACTGTTATAGTAACTATATTACTTGATTTAGTTCCATCAGAACCGCTTACTCCATTATTATTAACTTTATATGTAACATCTCTCTTAAAATATGTAGTTACATTGAGAATCCCAGGTGAATAATCTTTACTTGTTGCCCCTACAATTGGCTGATAATTACCTGTAGAAGTAGTACTTGATTTCCATTGATTCAAAACTGAATCATACTTTTTAAAATTCTCTTTTGCATCACCTCCAACAAGCAATTCTGCAGAATTACCCTCATTAATCGTTTGATCTTTAGCAATTTTACTCCATTCTATATTTGGAACTGTTGGATTCGTGGGATTCGTTGGGTTTGTTGGGTTAGTTGGAGTTGTAGTCGATCCACTTTTATAATTCACCGTAATCTTAATCATTTTGGATTCATCCTGAAAACAATTATTGTTTGTACTAAACTTATAAATTATTTGAGTATCCTGAGTTACGGTCTTTTTAAACTTTAATGTTAATGTACTTGTTTGGTTTGCAAACAGTAAATTTCCATTTGAGTATTTAAAGGACATATAGCCGTCATTAGTTCCACATGATACTTCCGCATTAAGAGCAATCGGAGGATTACTACTGCTACTGCCTACACATGTTGCTACAACATTTACACTTCCTTCTTCTCCAGATTTAAGATTTAATGTTTGATTAAGAGGACTATAACTTACAGTATTTTGAGCAAAACCAAACTTTACAAAAAAAAGCAAAGCCAATAAAAGTAATTTTATTTTCATTTTTATAATGATTTACATAACACTAAGTAATTACCCTTATGTACATTAAAATTAATTTTAGATCTCTTTTTATAAAAAAAGACTTAAAACAAAATTTATAATAAAAAGTAACTTTCTACATGTTAAAATTAATTATAGGTTAAAAAAATAACCTCGAATAATAACTTATTCGAGGTTATTAATATTTTTTTAGAATGTTGTTGTGCTATTAGCTTGGTATGCGAAATTGAAAGTATAGTATCCTGGTAAAGAATTTGCATCCGGTGTAGCTGGTGCATCTTTGTAATAGCTTAAGATTTCAAATTTTGCATATTTACCATCATGCGTTTTTACAACAAATACTTTTCCAGCAATAGGTGAAATAATATGAGTTGTTGAATTATATGAATACCATCCTTTTCCACTTCCTGTAGGAATTGCAAGAACGTCTTTAGCATCTTGAACAAAAGTGCTAGCTGCAGGAAATGCAGTTACGTTACCAAACGTACCAGAAACAATACTTACTGATCCAGTTCCTTTTCTTTCAGGTTCTCCGTTGATACCAACTTTAACTCCTCCATTTACAACAATAGTAGTTCCACGGAAAGCAATATCCCAATTGTCAGTAGTTACAATTTTATTTTCTGAAAAACTGAATTTTGCAAAGTCTCCACCAGCTGGCTCTCCTTGACCACCTGTTTGTGGAGCAGGAACATTAGAAACTTTTGTAGTTACAACTGCTGGAATTGTATTGT
This genomic interval carries:
- a CDS encoding HmuY family protein, which codes for MKTNFLKLSLLALVIFTASCSSDDKDNTIPAVVTTKVSNVPAPQTGGQGEPAGGDFAKFSFSENKIVTTDNWDIAFRGTTIVVNGGVKVGINGEPERKGTGSVSIVSGTFGNVTAFPAASTFVQDAKDVLAIPTGSGKGWYSYNSTTHIISPIAGKVFVVKTHDGKYAKFEILSYYKDAPATPDANSLPGYYTFNFAYQANSTTTF
- a CDS encoding SGNH/GDSL hydrolase family protein → MNTKSYFFQSFAIVALAFVAFIGFKQILPDKIFSESKIDSKNVLIDSMLLESVAKDSLSLKSDSIEESERRLGEEKIIYDATEGIEFPSETFDNYKGYQYLISFYEKLYQLEKNPQGNVRIAYYGDSMTDGDLIVQDVRANYQERFGGNGVGFVPITSESSASRGSVKSSYSKNWKTQSYLNVKRPISPFGVNGHVFFANDKANSTWVQYEAGLNKNSTSLDNPTLFYGRASKKGNVNFVIGKDTLRKSLIPNNLVNTLKVTSGSIKAFKANFIHADSIPIYGFNFDNGKGVHVDNFSQRGNSGLPISGFDAGVMQAFNTNLKYDLIILHYGTNVLNYGTKNYFWYERGMKKTVNKIKESFPGVSILIISTADKSTKYDLEMKTDSAVVPLMKAQKRYALETESGFVNLYTLMGGDGSMVKWVDESPARANKDYTHFNQRGAKAIGRLLYDQLNKGYEQYKGLRENRGTVPDQRKTVKKTNTDSVSVKKDSVND